From Xiphophorus hellerii strain 12219 chromosome 6, Xiphophorus_hellerii-4.1, whole genome shotgun sequence, the proteins below share one genomic window:
- the LOC116720987 gene encoding pyrin-like: MKKEDILNTLEELGQEEFDKFKWFLQQPETLPELPAIKKKHLEGAKTFDMVDLVVQIYTLDRCREVFFTVLKKIKRNDLRNRLLKDWMGETEAEVQEMIQERRLKIQEIRESVKISKDAADREKAEGVQVFTALIESAERGLKELLKEIQDKQETTEKQAEDFIRDLEQEISELKKRSSEVKQLSQDEDHLHLLQSFSSLKDAPPTKTWTEVRVHPPLYEGTVVRAVALFEQNKEKILEMKRIQQFAVDVTLDPDTAHPNLILSDDRKQVYCGDKAKKLPDNPERFTKCFNVLGQQSFSSGRFYFEVQVKGKTKWTLAVVRESVDRKGKINLSPQNGFWTVGLRNGNSYKAAAGPPVRLQLHPGPQKVGVFVDYEEGLVSFYDVDAAAMIYSFTGCCFKEKLYPYFSPCLSDEGKNSAPLIICPVNQAGC; encoded by the coding sequence ATGAAGAAAGAAGACATCTTGAACACTTTGGAAGAATTAGGTCAGGAAGAGTTTGATAAATTCAAGTGGTTCCTGCAGCAACCTGAGACTCTTCCTGAACTCCCAGCAATCAAGAAAAAACACCTGGAAGGAGCAAAAACCTTTGACATGGTGGACTTGGTGGTGCAGATATACACACTTGATCGATGCAGGGAGGTGTTCTTCAcggttttaaagaaaataaaaagaaatgaccTGAGGAACAGATTGTTAAAAGATTGGATGGGGGAGACGGAGGCTGAAGTTCAGGAGATGATCCAGGAGAGACGACTGAAGATCCAGGAGATCAGAGAGTCGGTGAAGATCAGTAAAGATGctgcagacagagagaaagcagAAGGTGTTCAGGTCTTCACGGCTCTGATAGAGTCTGCTGAGAGAGGCCTGAAGGAGCTCCTCAAGGAGATCCAAGACAAACAGGAAACTACAGAGAAACAGGCTGAAGACTTCATCAGAGATCTGGAACAGGAGATCTCTGAGCTGAAGAAGAGGAGCTCTGAGGTCAAGCAGCTCTCACAGGATGAAGatcacctccacctcctccaaaGCTTCTCCTCCCTGAAAGATGCTCCACCCACCAAGACCTGgacagaggtcagagttcatccaCCATTATATGAGGGGACTGTGGTGAGAGCTGTGGCTCTGTTTGAACAGAATAAGGAGAAGATATTGGAGATGAAGAGGATCCAGCAGTTTGCAGTGGATGTGACTCTGGATCCTGATACGGCTCATCCTAACCTCATCCTGTCTGATGATAGAAAACAAGTTTACTGTGGGGACAAAGCGAAGAAACTTCCAGACAATCCAGAGAGATTTACtaagtgttttaatgttttaggaCAGCAGAGTTTCTCTTCAGGCAGATTTTACTTTGAGGTTCAGgttaaaggaaaaactaaatggACTTTAGCAGTGGTTAGAGAGTCTGTTGACAGGAAAGGAAAAATCAACCTCAGTCCTCAGAACGGTTTCTGGACTGTTGGGTTGAGAAATGGAAATTCTTacaaagctgctgctggacctCCAGTCCGTCTCCAGCTCCATCCTGGTCCTCAGAAGGTGGGGGTGTTTGTGGATTATGAGGAGGGTCTGGTCTCCTTCTATGATGTAGATGCTGCTGCAATGATCTACTCCTTTACTGGCTGCTGCTTCAAGGAGAAACTCTACCCATACTTTAGTCCCTGCCTTAGTGATGAAGGTAAAAACTCTGCTCCTCTGATCATCTGTCCTGTTAACCAGGCTGGTTGTTGA